A stretch of Amycolatopsis tolypomycina DNA encodes these proteins:
- a CDS encoding helix-turn-helix transcriptional regulator: protein MLIKARDLEAGRRVLDAVDADRGGAASDRMTAVKHNVRGSLLFAMGSVDDAMEEISTGLRIAESCGDRSLRPPSYVVLALGALRRADMRACRHFVDKLSDEALLGYFGQAPGAWVAAQAVEARSGVESAASLIAGIVTNPVVLRQLLVSEPAAASWLVRACVKLGALDLAKASVEEAAALAAEQPEFSVIRGSALHAAGLLEQDPAKLREAADIHPDRWCTASAREDLASLLAVRCSERDRTIRILEAVLDTYTAVSATRDSARVVNKLREYGIRRGTTRTVECEGLVPHGLTNTEFAVAELVSQGHTNNEVGRQLFISRHTVAFHLKKVFQKMNITSRVELAAAWKVFS from the coding sequence GGGCCGCCGGGTGCTGGACGCGGTGGACGCGGATCGGGGCGGGGCAGCCTCCGACCGGATGACCGCCGTGAAGCACAACGTCCGGGGCAGCCTGCTGTTCGCCATGGGCAGCGTCGACGACGCGATGGAAGAGATCAGCACCGGGCTGCGGATCGCCGAGAGCTGCGGCGACCGGTCGCTGCGGCCGCCCAGTTACGTGGTGCTGGCGCTCGGTGCGCTGCGCCGGGCGGACATGCGGGCGTGCCGCCACTTCGTCGACAAGCTGTCGGACGAGGCGCTGCTCGGGTACTTCGGGCAGGCGCCGGGGGCCTGGGTGGCCGCGCAGGCGGTCGAGGCCCGCAGCGGGGTGGAGAGCGCGGCGAGCCTCATCGCCGGCATCGTCACCAACCCGGTGGTGCTCCGGCAGCTGCTGGTGTCGGAACCGGCGGCGGCGTCCTGGCTGGTGCGCGCCTGCGTCAAGCTGGGCGCGCTCGACCTGGCGAAGGCCTCGGTCGAGGAGGCCGCGGCCCTGGCGGCCGAGCAGCCGGAGTTCAGCGTGATCCGCGGCTCGGCCCTGCACGCGGCAGGCCTCCTGGAGCAGGACCCGGCCAAGCTGCGCGAAGCGGCCGACATCCACCCCGACCGGTGGTGCACGGCGTCGGCGCGCGAGGACCTGGCGAGCCTGCTGGCCGTCCGGTGTTCCGAGCGCGACCGGACGATCCGCATCCTCGAGGCGGTCCTGGACACGTACACGGCGGTGAGCGCCACCCGCGACTCGGCCCGGGTGGTGAACAAGCTCCGCGAGTACGGCATCCGCCGCGGCACGACCCGGACGGTGGAGTGCGAAGGCCTCGTGCCCCACGGGTTGACGAACACGGAGTTCGCGGTCGCCGAGCTGGTCAGCCAGGGCCACACCAACAACGAGGTCGGCAGGCAGCTGTTCATTTCGAGACACACGGTGGCGTTCCACCTGAAGAAGGTGTTCCAGAAGATGAACATCACGTCGAGGGTCGAGCTGGCGGCGGCCTGGAAGGTGTTTTCGTAG